From the Streptomyces sp. Tu 2975 genome, one window contains:
- a CDS encoding type II toxin-antitoxin system VapB family antitoxin, whose amino-acid sequence MIFKRIGNGRPYPDHGRESTRQWADVAPRPVRLDQLVTTKGQLDLETLLAEDSTFYGDLFAHVVKWQGDLYLEDGLHRAVRAALQQRQVLHARVLELG is encoded by the coding sequence GTGATCTTCAAGCGCATCGGTAACGGGCGGCCGTATCCCGACCACGGCCGGGAAAGCACCCGGCAGTGGGCGGATGTCGCGCCGCGCCCGGTCCGCCTCGATCAGCTCGTGACCACCAAGGGACAGCTGGATCTCGAGACGCTGCTCGCGGAGGACTCGACGTTCTACGGGGACCTCTTCGCCCACGTCGTGAAGTGGCAGGGCGACCTCTATCTGGAGGACGGCCTGCACCGCGCGGTGCGCGCGGCCCTTCAGCAGCGTCAGGTCCTGCACGCCCGCGTGCTCGAGCTGGGCTGA
- a CDS encoding HhH-GPD-type base excision DNA repair protein, with amino-acid sequence MDATIHLAQQPEADELLGRSPLAALIGMLLDQQIPMEWAFTGPYTVAQRLGTDDLDAAEIAAYDPDAFTELLREKPAIHRYPASMAKRVQELCRFLVDEYGGDASAVWTEAADGADLLARLKALPGFGEQKAQIFLALLGKQYGVRPEGWREAAGAYGEKDSYRSAADITGPESLARVRAYKQEKKAAAKAAKATQTARTLKATKTAKKAESAPSAKPPRKP; translated from the coding sequence ATGGACGCCACGATTCACCTCGCCCAGCAACCGGAGGCCGACGAGCTCCTCGGCCGCAGCCCGCTCGCCGCCCTGATCGGAATGCTCCTCGACCAGCAGATCCCCATGGAATGGGCGTTCACCGGCCCGTACACCGTGGCGCAGCGCCTGGGCACCGACGATCTCGACGCGGCCGAGATCGCCGCCTACGACCCGGACGCCTTCACGGAACTGCTGCGGGAGAAGCCGGCGATCCACCGCTACCCCGCGTCGATGGCCAAACGGGTCCAGGAACTGTGCCGGTTCCTCGTCGACGAGTACGGCGGCGACGCGAGCGCCGTCTGGACGGAGGCGGCCGACGGTGCGGACCTGCTCGCGAGGCTGAAGGCGCTGCCGGGCTTCGGCGAGCAGAAGGCGCAGATCTTTCTGGCCCTCTTGGGCAAGCAGTACGGCGTACGTCCAGAGGGCTGGCGGGAGGCCGCCGGCGCGTACGGCGAGAAGGACTCCTACCGGTCGGCCGCCGACATCACCGGCCCCGAATCGCTCGCCAGGGTGCGGGCGTACAAGCAGGAGAAGAAGGCCGCCGCCAAGGCCGCCAAGGCCACACAGACCGCCAGGACCCTGAAGGCGACTAAGACAGCTAAGAAGGCCGAGTCCGCCCCGTCGGCGAAGCCGCCCAGGAAGCCCTGA
- a CDS encoding MarR family winged helix-turn-helix transcriptional regulator, translated as MAERSQYEELARQISAVGAVKRSLSRILPAECPSGSAAVLSLIGRHGEMRMGRLAELMAVDMSVTSRHVAHVVERGWLERSPDPEDRRSRILRLTPAGRDLLDDLGRRTTDMFAHYLGDWSDEEVGQLNAMLARLRESVGDCRAHATRTHV; from the coding sequence TTGGCCGAGCGGAGTCAGTACGAGGAGCTGGCCCGGCAGATAAGCGCAGTCGGAGCCGTGAAACGGAGCCTGTCGCGGATCCTGCCCGCCGAGTGTCCTTCCGGGTCCGCCGCGGTGCTGTCACTGATCGGCAGGCACGGAGAGATGAGGATGGGCCGCCTCGCCGAGCTGATGGCCGTCGACATGTCCGTCACCAGCCGGCATGTGGCCCATGTGGTGGAGCGCGGCTGGCTGGAGCGGTCGCCCGACCCGGAGGACCGGCGGTCCCGCATCCTGCGGCTCACCCCGGCGGGCAGGGACCTGCTCGACGACCTCGGCCGCCGGACCACGGACATGTTCGCCCACTACCTGGGCGACTGGTCCGACGAAGAAGTCGGACAGCTGAACGCGATGCTGGCCCGCCTCCGCGAATCCGTCGGGGACTGCCGGGCCCACGCCACCCGTACACACGTATGA
- a CDS encoding M28 family metallopeptidase yields the protein MATVAAAALATPLLLASASPSAAQRQDPGDRAAMDASKLARKLVQKSSADDAFEHLEKFQQIADSTDGHRAAGSLGHDASAAYVYQQMKKYGYDVSYQRFDFIYTETLAEKLSVVSPAPRDVEIAAMTYTKSTPVGGIKAAVAAVPVDDTTGCEAADYASDTFTGKIALIKRGGCSFAEKQAAAAAAGAVGAIVYNNTEGSLSGTLGDQASAKIPTGGITQADGEKLAADLAKGPLEVSFEVRELQEKRSTNNVIAETRRGNAANTVMLGAHLDSVTAGPGINDNGSGSAGLLEVAEELAKREKQPTNKVRFAWWSAEENGLLGSEHYVANLSSLGKKEIKLYLNFDMIASPNYGLFVYDGDNSDGVGSGAGPTGSAQLERDINEFLDKRGTPHEGTDFTGRSDYGPFIEVGIPSGGTFTGAEGIKTEAQAKKFGGVAGIAYDVNYHAAGDDISNINMKAFAVNIGIIANAVGTYAHDISSLRKPVTTVPTDGDAGSGGGLHDGHDHEVTE from the coding sequence GTGGCCACCGTGGCCGCTGCCGCACTTGCGACCCCGCTCCTGCTGGCATCCGCCTCCCCGTCCGCTGCGCAGCGTCAGGACCCGGGCGACCGGGCGGCCATGGACGCGTCGAAGCTGGCACGGAAGCTGGTCCAGAAGTCGTCCGCGGACGACGCTTTCGAGCACCTTGAGAAGTTCCAGCAGATAGCGGACAGCACGGACGGCCACCGCGCCGCCGGTTCGCTCGGTCACGACGCCTCCGCGGCGTACGTGTACCAGCAGATGAAGAAGTACGGGTACGACGTGTCGTACCAGCGCTTCGACTTCATCTACACGGAGACGCTCGCCGAGAAGCTCTCCGTCGTCTCACCGGCGCCACGTGACGTCGAGATCGCCGCCATGACGTACACCAAGTCCACTCCTGTGGGCGGCATCAAGGCCGCTGTTGCGGCGGTGCCCGTGGACGACACGACCGGCTGCGAGGCGGCCGACTACGCGTCGGACACCTTCACCGGCAAGATCGCGCTGATCAAGCGCGGCGGCTGCAGCTTCGCGGAGAAGCAGGCCGCCGCGGCGGCCGCCGGGGCGGTCGGCGCCATCGTCTACAACAACACCGAGGGCAGCCTCTCCGGCACCTTGGGCGACCAGGCATCCGCGAAGATCCCGACCGGCGGCATCACGCAGGCCGACGGTGAGAAGCTCGCCGCCGACCTCGCCAAGGGCCCGCTGGAGGTCTCCTTCGAGGTCCGCGAGCTCCAGGAGAAGCGCAGCACCAACAACGTGATCGCGGAGACCCGCCGGGGCAACGCCGCCAACACGGTGATGCTCGGCGCCCACCTCGACTCGGTGACCGCGGGTCCCGGCATCAACGACAACGGCTCCGGCTCCGCCGGTCTGCTCGAGGTCGCGGAGGAGCTCGCCAAGCGGGAGAAGCAGCCCACCAACAAGGTTCGCTTCGCCTGGTGGTCGGCCGAGGAGAACGGACTGCTCGGCTCCGAGCACTACGTCGCGAACCTCAGCAGCCTGGGGAAGAAGGAGATCAAGCTCTACCTCAACTTCGACATGATCGCGTCGCCGAACTACGGACTCTTCGTCTACGACGGCGACAACTCCGACGGCGTCGGCTCGGGAGCCGGCCCGACGGGCTCCGCGCAGCTCGAGCGCGACATCAACGAGTTCCTCGACAAGCGGGGCACCCCGCACGAGGGCACCGACTTCACCGGTCGCTCCGACTACGGGCCGTTCATCGAGGTCGGTATCCCGTCCGGCGGCACCTTCACCGGCGCCGAGGGCATCAAGACCGAGGCGCAGGCGAAGAAGTTCGGCGGTGTCGCGGGCATCGCGTACGACGTGAACTACCACGCCGCGGGCGACGACATCAGCAACATCAACATGAAGGCGTTCGCCGTCAACATCGGCATCATCGCCAACGCCGTGGGCACCTACGCCCACGACATCAGCTCGCTGCGCAAGCCGGTCACGACCGTCCCGACGGACGGTGACGCGGGCAGCGGCGGCGGCCTGCACGACGGTCACGACCACGAAGTGACCGAGTAG
- a CDS encoding RNA polymerase sigma factor SigF → MSASTAPQVPPQNERPDDTAPAARPQRRGADTRALTQVLFGRLKGLQAGTAEHSRVRAALIEANLPLVRYAAARFRSRNEPMEDVVQVGTIGLINAIDRFDPDRGVQFPTFAMPTVVGEIKRYFRDNVRTVHVPRRLHELWVQVNGATEDLTTAHGRSPTTAEIAERLKIGEDEVLACIEAGRSYHATSLEAAQEGDGMPGLLDRLGYEDPALAGVEHRDLVRHLLVQLPEREQRILMLRYYSNLTQSQISQELGVSQMHVSRLLARSFARLRSANRIEA, encoded by the coding sequence GTGTCGGCCAGTACTGCGCCTCAGGTGCCACCTCAGAACGAGAGGCCGGACGACACCGCCCCTGCGGCGAGGCCGCAAAGGCGTGGCGCGGACACCCGGGCTCTGACCCAGGTGCTGTTCGGCCGCCTCAAGGGGCTCCAGGCGGGGACCGCGGAGCACTCCCGGGTGCGCGCCGCGCTCATCGAGGCCAACCTCCCGCTCGTGCGGTACGCCGCCGCCCGGTTCCGCAGCCGCAACGAGCCGATGGAGGACGTGGTCCAGGTCGGCACGATCGGGCTGATCAACGCCATCGACCGGTTCGACCCGGACCGCGGCGTGCAGTTCCCGACGTTCGCGATGCCCACGGTGGTGGGCGAGATCAAGCGGTACTTCCGCGACAACGTGCGGACCGTGCACGTGCCGCGACGCCTCCACGAGCTGTGGGTCCAGGTGAACGGGGCCACCGAGGACCTGACGACCGCCCACGGCCGGTCCCCCACGACCGCCGAGATCGCCGAGCGGCTGAAGATCGGCGAGGACGAGGTGCTGGCCTGCATCGAGGCCGGCCGTTCGTACCACGCGACGTCGCTCGAGGCGGCCCAGGAGGGCGACGGCATGCCGGGGCTGCTGGACCGGCTCGGCTACGAGGACCCGGCGCTGGCCGGCGTCGAACACCGCGACCTGGTGCGCCATCTCCTCGTCCAGCTGCCCGAGCGTGAACAGCGGATCCTGATGCTCCGCTACTACAGCAACCTGACACAGTCGCAGATCAGCCAGGAACTCGGCGTATCCCAGATGCATGTGTCGCGGCTGCTGGCGAGAAGTTTCGCTCGACTTCGTTCCGCAAACAGGATCGAAGCGTAG
- the upp gene encoding uracil phosphoribosyltransferase, with translation MRIHVVDHPLVAHKLTTLRDRRTDSPTFRRLADELVTLLAYEATRDVRTEQVDIHTPVTGTTGVKLSHPRPLVVPILRAGLGMLDGMVRLLPTAEVGFLGMIRNEETLEASTYATRMPEDLSGRQVYVLDPMLATGGTLVAAIRELIKRGADDVTAVVLLAAPEGVEVMERELAGTPVTVVTASVDERLNENGYIVPGLGDAGDRMYGTAD, from the coding sequence ATGCGGATCCACGTCGTCGACCACCCGCTGGTGGCGCACAAACTCACAACGCTGCGCGACAGGCGCACCGACTCCCCCACCTTCCGGCGCCTCGCCGACGAGCTGGTCACCCTGCTCGCGTACGAGGCCACTCGGGACGTGCGCACCGAGCAGGTCGACATCCACACCCCGGTGACGGGCACGACCGGTGTGAAGCTTTCCCACCCGCGGCCGCTGGTGGTGCCGATCCTGCGGGCCGGCCTGGGCATGCTCGACGGCATGGTCCGGCTGCTGCCGACCGCCGAGGTGGGCTTCCTCGGGATGATCCGCAACGAGGAGACGCTCGAGGCCTCGACGTACGCGACGCGCATGCCGGAGGACCTCTCCGGGCGCCAGGTGTACGTGCTGGACCCGATGCTGGCGACGGGCGGGACGCTGGTCGCCGCGATCCGTGAACTGATCAAGCGCGGTGCGGACGATGTGACCGCGGTCGTGCTGCTCGCGGCGCCGGAGGGCGTCGAGGTGATGGAGCGCGAGCTGGCGGGCACCCCCGTGACCGTCGTGACCGCCTCGGTCGACGAGCGCCTGAACGAGAACGGGTACATCGTGCCCGGCCTCGGTGACGCGGGTGACCGCATGTACGGGACGGCCGACTAG
- a CDS encoding LytR C-terminal domain-containing protein — protein MGGKYRITGDKYPRMRRPRNRRRIVFAAVAAVVALGLAGWGTLQLIDAFTGGGAKTSASGGGTRCKPAPSPSAAPPPPLPRQITVNVYNATPRAGLAKSTADELKKRGFKIGKVANAPVAYDKKVPGTAVLLGASTAQNGAFRVLGTQIQGFQAKTDTRTTGDVDFIIGTAFKALDAKASADVALAALSQPKPAPSGKC, from the coding sequence ATGGGCGGAAAGTACCGCATCACGGGCGACAAGTACCCACGAATGCGACGCCCCCGGAACCGCCGCAGGATCGTCTTTGCGGCTGTCGCCGCGGTGGTCGCGCTGGGCCTCGCCGGCTGGGGGACGCTGCAGCTCATCGACGCGTTCACAGGCGGCGGCGCGAAGACCTCCGCGAGCGGGGGCGGCACGCGGTGCAAACCCGCCCCGTCCCCCTCCGCGGCGCCCCCGCCACCACTGCCCCGGCAGATCACGGTGAACGTCTACAACGCGACACCGCGCGCCGGTCTGGCCAAGTCGACGGCCGATGAGCTGAAGAAACGTGGCTTCAAGATCGGCAAGGTCGCGAACGCGCCGGTGGCCTACGACAAGAAGGTCCCCGGCACCGCCGTACTGCTCGGAGCGTCCACCGCCCAGAACGGCGCCTTCCGGGTGCTCGGCACCCAGATCCAGGGCTTCCAGGCGAAGACCGACACCCGCACGACCGGGGACGTCGACTTCATCATCGGCACCGCTTTCAAGGCCCTCGACGCGAAGGCGAGCGCGGACGTCGCCCTCGCGGCGCTGTCACAGCCGAAGCCGGCGCCTTCCGGCAAGTGCTAG
- a CDS encoding Dabb family protein — MIRHLVLFKLNEGVERDEPRVAAGVKAFQELDGVVPELEFWECAWNITDRPIAYDFAINSAVADKDALKRYIEHPAHQAAAGQWREFATWVIADYEF; from the coding sequence TTGATCCGCCATCTGGTCCTCTTCAAGCTCAACGAAGGTGTCGAGCGCGACGAGCCCCGCGTCGCCGCCGGAGTGAAGGCCTTCCAGGAGCTGGACGGGGTCGTACCGGAGCTGGAGTTCTGGGAGTGCGCCTGGAACATCACGGACCGGCCGATCGCCTACGACTTCGCCATCAACTCGGCCGTGGCCGACAAGGACGCGCTGAAGCGGTACATCGAGCATCCGGCCCACCAGGCGGCTGCCGGACAGTGGCGTGAGTTCGCCACGTGGGTGATCGCCGACTACGAGTTCTGA
- a CDS encoding MFS transporter, whose translation MATTTPNGVRGGHAKHGGGSAPDGGAPMTHRQIMEALSGLLLGMFVAILSSTIVSNALPEIITDLGGGQSAYTWVVTASLLAMTATTPLWGKLSDLFSKKLLVQISLLIYVLGSVVAGLSQNSGMLIACRVIQGIGVGGLSALAQIVMAAMIAPRERGRYSGYIGAVFAVATVGGPLLGGVITDTEWLGWRWCFYVGVPFALIALLVLQKTLKLPVVKRQVKVDWSGAFFISAAVSLLLVWVTFAGDKYDWISWQSGAMVGGAVVLGALFLLVESKASEPIIPLRLFRNRTITLASLASLFVGVAMFAGTVFFSQYFQLARDESPTMSGVLTIPMIGGLFVSSTVSGQIITKTGRWKAWLVAGGALVTAGLGLLGTIRHDTEYWHIAVFMVLMGLGLGMMMQNLVLCTQNQVDPSDLGAASSVVTFFRSLGGAIGVSALGAVMANRVTHYVKDGLAELGPQGEALGHGGTGGGGIPDLDKLPVPIRTVMETAYGHGVADIFLYSAPFALVAFLVTLFIKEVALKSSSSDAEAKQAVAASEAPEALATATAPAPAPAQAVAAEPVASVASGVAVRGVVRGSEGAAVPRAAVTLISPAGRQLGRSVAQGDGGYTLDAPGAGSYVLIASADGFQPQASTVTVTGEPLVYDILLAGTSGLGGVVRAADGGRPVEGAMVVVTDVRGDVLATGTSTVQGEFAFAELVPGAVTVAVNALGYRPLALPVEIGGQGVTRIEAVLQSGAVVRGVVRGGAAGLPLADARVTLVDAAGNVVTTATTGDDGAYAFADLDAGEYSVIATGYPPVAGQLTVTGRGVDGHDIELAHPGE comes from the coding sequence ATGGCTACGACCACACCGAACGGTGTGCGGGGCGGCCACGCCAAGCACGGCGGTGGATCCGCCCCCGACGGCGGGGCGCCGATGACGCACCGGCAGATCATGGAGGCACTGTCCGGGCTGCTGCTCGGCATGTTCGTCGCCATCCTGTCGTCGACGATCGTCTCCAACGCCCTGCCGGAGATCATCACCGACCTCGGCGGCGGGCAGAGCGCCTACACCTGGGTCGTCACCGCCTCGCTGCTGGCGATGACCGCGACCACCCCGCTGTGGGGCAAGCTCTCGGACCTCTTCTCCAAGAAGCTGCTGGTCCAGATATCGCTGCTCATCTACGTACTGGGTTCGGTCGTCGCCGGACTCTCGCAGAACTCCGGCATGCTCATCGCGTGCCGGGTGATCCAGGGCATCGGCGTCGGCGGCCTGTCCGCCCTCGCGCAGATCGTGATGGCCGCGATGATCGCCCCCCGCGAGCGGGGCCGCTACAGCGGTTACATCGGTGCCGTCTTCGCAGTCGCGACCGTCGGCGGCCCGCTGCTCGGCGGCGTCATCACCGACACCGAGTGGCTGGGCTGGCGCTGGTGCTTCTACGTCGGCGTGCCGTTCGCGCTGATCGCCCTGCTGGTGCTGCAGAAGACCCTCAAGCTCCCCGTCGTCAAGCGGCAGGTGAAGGTCGACTGGTCGGGCGCGTTCTTCATCAGCGCCGCCGTCTCGCTGCTACTGGTGTGGGTGACCTTCGCCGGCGACAAGTACGACTGGATCTCCTGGCAGTCCGGCGCGATGGTCGGCGGTGCCGTGGTGCTCGGCGCGCTGTTCCTGCTCGTCGAGTCGAAGGCGAGCGAACCGATCATCCCGCTGCGGCTGTTCCGCAACCGCACGATCACGCTGGCCTCGCTGGCCTCGCTCTTCGTCGGCGTCGCCATGTTCGCCGGCACGGTGTTCTTCAGCCAGTACTTCCAGCTGGCCCGGGACGAGTCGCCGACCATGTCCGGTGTGCTGACGATCCCGATGATCGGCGGTCTCTTCGTCTCGTCGACCGTCTCCGGTCAGATCATCACCAAGACCGGCCGCTGGAAGGCCTGGCTGGTCGCGGGCGGCGCCCTGGTGACGGCGGGCCTCGGCCTGCTGGGCACCATCCGCCACGACACCGAGTACTGGCACATCGCGGTCTTCATGGTCCTGATGGGCCTCGGACTCGGCATGATGATGCAGAACCTGGTGCTCTGCACCCAGAACCAGGTCGACCCCTCGGACCTCGGCGCGGCCAGCTCCGTCGTCACCTTCTTCCGGTCCCTCGGCGGCGCGATCGGCGTCTCCGCGCTCGGCGCGGTCATGGCCAACCGGGTCACCCACTACGTCAAGGACGGGCTCGCCGAGCTCGGCCCGCAGGGCGAGGCGCTGGGTCACGGCGGTACGGGCGGCGGCGGCATTCCCGACCTGGACAAGCTGCCGGTCCCCATCCGCACCGTGATGGAGACGGCGTACGGGCACGGGGTCGCCGACATATTCCTGTACTCCGCTCCCTTCGCGCTCGTCGCCTTCCTGGTGACCCTCTTCATCAAGGAGGTCGCGCTGAAGAGCAGCTCGTCGGACGCCGAGGCGAAGCAGGCCGTCGCCGCATCCGAGGCTCCGGAGGCGCTCGCCACCGCCACGGCCCCGGCCCCGGCCCCGGCGCAGGCCGTCGCTGCCGAGCCGGTCGCGTCCGTCGCCTCCGGTGTCGCGGTACGCGGAGTGGTGCGCGGCTCCGAGGGCGCCGCGGTGCCCCGGGCCGCCGTCACGCTGATCTCGCCGGCCGGCCGGCAGCTCGGCCGCTCCGTCGCCCAGGGCGACGGCGGCTACACACTGGACGCTCCGGGCGCCGGATCGTATGTGCTGATCGCCTCGGCCGACGGCTTCCAGCCGCAGGCCTCCACGGTGACCGTCACGGGCGAGCCGCTGGTGTACGACATCCTGCTCGCCGGGACGAGCGGCCTCGGCGGAGTCGTGCGCGCGGCCGACGGCGGACGCCCCGTCGAAGGCGCCATGGTGGTCGTCACGGACGTGCGCGGCGATGTGCTCGCCACCGGGACGAGCACGGTGCAGGGCGAGTTCGCCTTCGCCGAGCTCGTGCCGGGCGCGGTGACCGTCGCGGTGAACGCCCTCGGCTACCGGCCGCTCGCGCTGCCCGTGGAGATCGGCGGCCAGGGCGTGACCCGGATCGAGGCGGTGCTTCAGTCCGGTGCCGTCGTGCGCGGTGTGGTCCGCGGCGGCGCCGCGGGCCTGCCGCTGGCCGACGCCCGGGTGACCCTCGTGGACGCCGCCGGGAACGTGGTCACCACGGCGACCACCGGCGACGACGGCGCGTACGCCTTCGCCGACCTGGACGCGGGCGAGTACTCGGTCATCGCGACCGGATACCCGCCGGTGGCGGGCCAGTTGACCGTGACCGGTCGCGGCGTCGACGGTCACGACATCGAACTCGCCCATCCGGGCGAGTAA
- the tadA gene encoding tRNA adenosine(34) deaminase TadA — protein MRLALGEADRAARGGDVPVGAVLLSGDGTILAVGHNEREATGDPTAHAEVLAIRRAAVVLGEWRLTGCTLVVTLEPCTMCAGAIVQSRVARVVYGARDDKAGAAGSLWDVVRDRRLNHRPEVVSGVLGEECSKQLTAFFRDRPGSL, from the coding sequence ATGCGCCTCGCCCTCGGCGAGGCGGACCGCGCGGCACGGGGCGGCGACGTGCCGGTCGGCGCCGTCCTCCTCTCCGGAGACGGCACGATCCTCGCCGTCGGACACAACGAGCGTGAGGCGACGGGCGATCCGACGGCGCACGCCGAGGTGCTGGCGATCCGCAGAGCCGCGGTCGTCCTCGGCGAGTGGCGACTGACCGGCTGCACGCTCGTGGTGACGTTGGAGCCGTGCACGATGTGCGCCGGCGCGATCGTGCAGTCGCGGGTGGCTCGCGTGGTCTACGGCGCGCGGGACGACAAGGCCGGCGCGGCGGGCTCCCTGTGGGACGTCGTGCGGGACCGCCGGCTCAACCACCGGCCCGAAGTCGTGAGCGGGGTGCTGGGCGAGGAGTGCTCGAAACAGCTCACGGCGTTCTTCCGGGACCGGCCGGGCAGCCTCTGA
- a CDS encoding sigma-70 family RNA polymerase sigma factor: protein MSADPGRVEDLLRLHAPQVLGALVRRYGHFDLAEDAVQEALLAAAQQWPAIGVPENPRGWLIRVASRRLTDLLRSEEARHRREETAGRLAPRDAFTAPPPGESRAPADDDTLTLLFLCCHPELAPAAQIALTLRAVGGLTTAEIARAHLVPEATMAQRISRAKQRIRGLPFRQPGPGDRDARLAAVLQVLYLIFNEGYTATSGRDLHRADLAAEAIRLVRAVRRLLPGDGAVTGLLALMLLTDARSAARTGPHGELVPLDEQDRTRWDRAAIAEGTRLVEEALSQGPAGPYQLQAAIAALHDEAPSAEETDWPQILALYDLLVARTPEPMAELGRAVATAMVHGPRAGLAEVFRLEDRLSGNHRLESVRAHLLEKAGDIDAARAAYRSAAASTLSIPEAHYLRARAARLKP from the coding sequence ATGTCTGCTGATCCCGGCCGGGTCGAGGACCTGCTGCGCCTGCACGCGCCGCAGGTCCTCGGTGCGCTGGTACGCCGGTACGGCCACTTCGACCTGGCCGAGGACGCCGTTCAGGAAGCACTGCTGGCGGCGGCGCAGCAGTGGCCGGCGATCGGCGTGCCGGAGAACCCGCGCGGCTGGCTGATCAGGGTCGCTTCCCGTCGCCTTACGGACCTGCTCCGCAGTGAGGAGGCACGGCACCGGCGCGAGGAGACCGCCGGCCGGCTCGCCCCCCGGGACGCCTTCACGGCACCGCCGCCCGGCGAGTCCCGCGCGCCCGCCGACGACGACACCCTCACGCTGCTGTTCCTGTGCTGCCACCCGGAGCTGGCCCCGGCGGCGCAGATCGCGCTAACCCTGCGGGCCGTCGGCGGTCTGACGACCGCCGAGATCGCCCGGGCGCACCTGGTGCCGGAGGCCACCATGGCGCAGCGGATCAGCCGGGCGAAGCAGCGGATAAGAGGTCTGCCGTTCCGGCAGCCCGGCCCGGGGGACCGGGACGCCCGGCTCGCCGCCGTACTGCAGGTGCTCTACCTGATCTTCAACGAGGGGTACACGGCGACCTCCGGCCGTGATCTGCACCGCGCCGACCTGGCGGCGGAGGCGATCCGCCTGGTCCGCGCCGTACGACGCCTGCTGCCGGGGGACGGTGCGGTGACCGGGCTGCTGGCGCTGATGCTGCTCACCGACGCCCGCAGCGCGGCCCGCACCGGCCCGCACGGAGAGCTGGTCCCGCTCGACGAGCAGGACCGCACCCGCTGGGACCGCGCGGCGATCGCCGAGGGCACCCGGCTGGTGGAGGAGGCGCTGTCGCAGGGCCCGGCGGGTCCGTACCAACTGCAGGCGGCGATCGCCGCGTTGCACGACGAGGCGCCGAGCGCCGAGGAGACCGACTGGCCGCAGATCCTCGCCCTGTACGACCTTCTCGTCGCCCGCACCCCCGAACCGATGGCCGAGCTCGGCCGGGCGGTGGCGACGGCCATGGTGCACGGCCCGCGGGCCGGTCTCGCCGAAGTGTTCCGCCTCGAGGACAGGCTGAGCGGCAATCACCGGCTCGAGTCCGTACGGGCGCACCTGCTGGAGAAGGCGGGCGACATCGACGCGGCCCGTGCCGCCTACCGCTCGGCGGCCGCCTCGACCTTGAGCATCCCGGAGGCCCACTACCTCCGGGCCAGGGCCGCCCGGCTGAAGCCGTGA
- a CDS encoding RNA polymerase sigma factor SigF produces MSVEQGSSKVLTRAPSAPAPVVPGSSEAIDTRTLSRSLFLRLRALDSEGAADDSPERTYVRDTLIELNLPLVRYAAARFRSRNEPMEDIVQVGTIGLIKAIDRFDCERGVEFPTFAMPTVVGEIKRFFRDTSWSVRVPRRLQELRLALTKASDELAQKLDRSPTVPELAAVLGVSEEDVVDGLAVGNAYTASSLDSPSPEDDGGEGSLADRLGYEDSALEGVEYRESLKPLLAKLPPRERQIIMLRFFANMTQSQIGEEVGISQMHVSRLLTRTLAQLREGLIAD; encoded by the coding sequence ATGTCCGTAGAACAGGGCAGCTCGAAGGTGCTCACTCGCGCTCCAAGCGCGCCCGCACCCGTCGTGCCCGGCAGCTCGGAAGCCATCGACACCCGCACTCTCTCCCGCTCCCTGTTCCTGCGGCTCCGCGCCCTGGACAGCGAGGGCGCGGCCGACGACAGCCCGGAGCGCACCTACGTGCGCGACACCCTCATCGAGCTCAACCTCCCGCTGGTCCGTTACGCCGCAGCGCGGTTCCGCAGCCGCAACGAACCGATGGAGGACATCGTCCAGGTCGGCACGATCGGCCTGATCAAGGCGATCGACCGCTTCGACTGCGAACGGGGCGTGGAGTTCCCGACCTTCGCGATGCCGACGGTCGTGGGCGAGATCAAGCGCTTCTTCCGGGACACCTCGTGGTCGGTGCGGGTCCCGCGCCGACTCCAGGAGCTGCGCCTCGCACTCACCAAGGCGAGCGACGAGCTCGCCCAGAAGCTGGACCGCTCCCCGACCGTCCCCGAACTGGCCGCGGTGCTGGGGGTGTCGGAGGAGGACGTCGTCGACGGCCTGGCCGTGGGCAACGCCTACACGGCCTCTTCGCTCGACTCGCCCTCGCCCGAGGACGACGGCGGTGAAGGCTCGCTCGCGGACCGCCTCGGCTACGAGGACTCGGCGCTGGAAGGTGTCGAGTACCGCGAGTCCCTCAAGCCGCTGCTGGCCAAACTGCCGCCCCGGGAGCGGCAGATCATCATGCTGCGGTTCTTCGCCAACATGACCCAGTCGCAGATCGGCGAGGAGGTCGGCATCTCACAGATGCACGTCTCGCGTCTGCTGACCCGCACCCTCGCGCAGCTGCGGGAAGGGCTGATCGCCGACTGA